In Sinorhizobium numidicum, the following proteins share a genomic window:
- a CDS encoding VOC family protein, which yields MRKLQAQGVHHITLVGADRQTSIDFWEGILGMPFIFEQPNLDRASESHLYFDPGDGRLITVFTDETRKPDPKRTSTDTGCVHHIAFAVSRATFQQAVERLTERSIRHSGVKDRGFMDSIYFEDPLGLLIELASYRFEPPPGHTHADVLMEAHRIRTARGDYNIAEVHLADAIEALIERARPTLSADRAAKNPYPS from the coding sequence ATGCGAAAGCTTCAGGCGCAAGGAGTCCATCACATCACGCTCGTCGGCGCGGACCGGCAGACATCGATCGACTTCTGGGAGGGCATTCTCGGCATGCCCTTCATCTTCGAACAGCCGAACCTCGACAGGGCCTCGGAGAGCCATCTCTATTTCGATCCGGGGGACGGTCGCCTCATCACCGTCTTCACGGATGAGACTCGCAAGCCCGATCCGAAACGTACATCGACGGATACCGGCTGCGTCCATCACATCGCCTTCGCCGTTTCGCGTGCGACGTTCCAGCAGGCGGTCGAGCGTCTCACCGAACGGAGCATCAGGCACAGCGGCGTGAAAGATCGCGGCTTTATGGATTCGATCTATTTCGAGGACCCGCTCGGCCTCCTGATAGAACTTGCATCCTATCGCTTCGAGCCGCCGCCCGGGCATACCCATGCCGACGTGCTGATGGAGGCACATAGGATCAGGACCGCGCGCGGCGACTACAACATCGCCGAAGTGCATCTCGCCGACGCAATCGAGGCGCTGATCGAACGCGCGCGGCCGACGCTGTCGGCGGACCGCGCAGCGAAGAACCCATACCCTTCATGA
- a CDS encoding glutathione S-transferase family protein, with translation MAAIKLNVIKPSVNNMTVRVFLRAAKLDFSEHDVYGQTRSAEYLARAPSHLTPMIETADLPKGALWESCAIMQYLCNKHGLDGFYPKDPETRAMIDSAMFYLIGTFYPYLARATYPALNFPQYPGEVGHSDADAETKERARKAAVEAIAEPLEVFHMFYMGDKPFIGGAKPSIADIRLAATLEFLAVIDYPLPDWAKTYMANMETSLGNAYAEPAADVRSYIDFVKSQRQ, from the coding sequence ATGGCCGCGATAAAGCTCAATGTCATCAAGCCCAGCGTCAACAACATGACGGTTCGCGTGTTCCTGAGGGCGGCAAAACTCGATTTCAGCGAACATGACGTCTACGGGCAGACGCGCTCCGCCGAATATCTGGCGCGGGCGCCCTCGCATCTGACGCCGATGATCGAAACGGCGGATCTCCCCAAGGGCGCGCTCTGGGAAAGCTGTGCGATCATGCAATATCTCTGCAACAAGCATGGGCTCGATGGCTTTTATCCGAAGGATCCCGAGACGCGCGCGATGATCGACAGCGCGATGTTCTACCTGATCGGCACGTTCTATCCCTATCTCGCACGAGCCACCTACCCGGCGCTCAATTTCCCGCAATATCCGGGCGAGGTCGGCCATAGCGACGCCGATGCGGAAACCAAGGAGCGAGCGCGCAAGGCAGCCGTGGAGGCGATCGCCGAACCGCTCGAGGTCTTCCACATGTTCTATATGGGCGATAAGCCGTTCATCGGCGGAGCCAAGCCGTCGATCGCCGACATAAGGCTTGCTGCAACGCTCGAGTTTCTAGCGGTGATCGACTACCCCCTGCCGGATTGGGCGAAAACCTACATGGCAAATATGGAGACATCGCTCGGCAACGCTTACGCCGAACCCGCCGCAGACGTCCGGTCCTATATCGATTTTGTGAAGTCGCAGAGGCAGTAG
- a CDS encoding selenium-binding family protein — MTTWRPDPSFYPSPRMAAKAPKETIAYVAAFDPDRQRPDAIAVIDVDPASASYSQIVGQVDMPNVGDELHHFGWNACSSCLCPNAPHPHVERRYLVVPGLRSSRLHIVDTKPDPRNPRIVRVIGPSEIADRANYSRLHTIHCGPEGIYVNALADRDGNAPGGIFLLDHDSFDVLGQWEMDRGPQRLAYDFWWHLGHDTMITSEWGTPDTFENGLVPEVLLGSNYGRKLHFWDLHKRKHLQEIDFGEEHQLVFELRPAHDPTKAYGFVGCVISLKDLSASIWTWYRDGDQWAAKKVIEIPAEPADPDLLPPVLKDFKAVAPLVTDIDLSMDDRFLYVSCWGTGDMIQYDVSDPLAPKETGRIRIGGIVSRATHPKAANGALNGGPQMVEISRDGKRIYFTNSLYGAIDPQFYPDGIDGWMVKLDAGDNGGISFDENFFVDWPKGHRPHQVRLEGGDCSSDSYCYP, encoded by the coding sequence ATGACGACGTGGCGACCCGATCCTTCCTTCTATCCATCTCCGCGCATGGCTGCGAAGGCTCCGAAAGAGACGATCGCCTACGTGGCGGCCTTTGATCCCGACCGGCAACGGCCGGACGCGATCGCCGTCATCGATGTCGATCCGGCATCTGCGAGCTATTCCCAAATCGTCGGGCAGGTGGACATGCCGAATGTCGGCGACGAGCTCCATCATTTCGGCTGGAACGCCTGTTCGTCCTGCCTGTGTCCGAACGCGCCGCATCCGCATGTGGAGCGCCGCTACCTCGTCGTGCCCGGGCTGAGGTCGTCGCGGCTGCACATCGTCGATACGAAACCCGATCCCAGGAACCCGCGGATCGTCCGCGTCATCGGGCCTTCGGAAATCGCCGATAGGGCAAACTATTCCCGATTGCACACGATTCATTGCGGACCCGAGGGAATCTACGTCAACGCGCTTGCGGACCGCGACGGCAATGCGCCGGGCGGCATCTTCCTGCTGGACCATGATAGTTTCGACGTGCTCGGCCAATGGGAGATGGATCGCGGACCGCAAAGGCTCGCCTATGACTTCTGGTGGCATCTCGGTCACGACACGATGATCACCAGCGAATGGGGTACGCCCGATACTTTCGAAAATGGTCTTGTTCCGGAAGTGCTTCTCGGCTCAAACTATGGACGCAAGCTGCATTTCTGGGACCTGCACAAGCGCAAGCACCTCCAGGAAATCGACTTCGGCGAGGAACATCAACTCGTCTTCGAATTGCGTCCTGCCCATGATCCGACCAAGGCCTACGGCTTCGTCGGCTGCGTCATCAGCCTCAAGGATCTCTCCGCATCGATCTGGACCTGGTATCGCGACGGCGATCAGTGGGCGGCGAAGAAAGTGATCGAAATTCCGGCGGAGCCGGCCGATCCGGATCTGTTGCCGCCCGTGCTCAAGGACTTCAAGGCAGTCGCGCCGCTCGTCACCGATATCGATCTCTCGATGGATGATCGTTTCCTCTATGTTTCCTGCTGGGGCACGGGCGACATGATCCAGTATGATGTTTCCGATCCCCTCGCGCCCAAAGAGACGGGGCGGATTCGGATCGGCGGGATCGTTTCCCGCGCGACGCATCCGAAGGCCGCAAACGGCGCGCTCAACGGTGGTCCGCAGATGGTGGAAATCAGCCGTGACGGCAAACGAATCTATTTCACCAACTCACTCTACGGCGCGATCGATCCACAATTCTACCCGGACGGCATTGATGGCTGGATGGTGAAGCTGGACGCCGGCGACAATGGCGGGATTTCCTTCGACGAGAATTTCTTCGTCGACTGGCCGAAGGGCCACCGCCCGCATCAGGTTCGGCTCGAAGGCGGCGATTGCTCTTCGGATTCCTACTGCTATCCATGA
- a CDS encoding DUF1905 domain-containing protein, with product MKEFEFDAELWLYPGKGGWDFVTLPKDIARQIKFLAEPKTRGWRSEPVIARAGNTEWTTSIFPDKASQSFLLPVKSGVRRKENLATGQSVRIELTLNRT from the coding sequence ATGAAAGAATTCGAGTTTGATGCGGAGCTTTGGCTCTATCCGGGAAAAGGCGGCTGGGATTTCGTCACGCTGCCGAAGGACATTGCGCGGCAGATCAAATTCCTGGCCGAACCAAAAACGCGGGGATGGCGTAGTGAACCCGTGATCGCACGGGCAGGCAACACCGAATGGACGACGTCGATCTTTCCTGACAAGGCATCGCAGTCGTTTCTCCTGCCGGTCAAATCGGGAGTACGCCGGAAGGAAAATCTGGCCACGGGACAATCCGTCCGGATCGAACTGACCCTGAACCGCACCTAG
- the phnF gene encoding phosphonate metabolism transcriptional regulator PhnF gives MAVRKMVERQTGVALWRQIADRIRLAISNGDYDATGMVPPEMALAREFGVNRHTVRSALAALAEEGLVRAVQGRGTLIERKERVTYPISRRTRFSQGLGRQVKEIGSKLLDHREVPASHETAAPLGLSPGAPLIELRTVSSGDGRPLSVAVGYFPADRFPKMAEEYARLGSVTKAFAAQGLDDYVRVSTEIVARHADTDELALLKLSPGAIILEAQAVNADLEGRPVEYSRTRFAADRMKLRIET, from the coding sequence ATGGCAGTGAGAAAAATGGTCGAGCGGCAGACAGGCGTGGCGCTCTGGCGGCAGATCGCCGATCGTATCCGGCTGGCGATCAGCAATGGCGATTACGACGCGACCGGCATGGTTCCGCCGGAGATGGCACTGGCGCGGGAATTCGGCGTCAACCGCCACACGGTGCGCAGTGCCTTGGCAGCGCTTGCGGAGGAGGGGCTTGTGCGCGCCGTGCAGGGGCGCGGCACGCTCATTGAGCGCAAGGAGCGGGTGACGTACCCGATCTCTCGCCGCACCCGCTTCTCGCAGGGGCTCGGGCGGCAGGTAAAGGAAATCGGCTCCAAGCTGCTTGATCATAGAGAGGTACCGGCGAGCCACGAGACCGCGGCGCCGCTCGGCCTTTCGCCGGGCGCGCCGCTCATCGAGCTGCGTACCGTCAGCAGCGGCGACGGTCGCCCGCTGTCAGTAGCCGTCGGCTATTTTCCGGCCGACCGCTTCCCGAAAATGGCCGAGGAATATGCCCGTCTCGGTTCCGTCACCAAGGCCTTCGCGGCCCAGGGGCTCGACGACTACGTCCGCGTTTCGACGGAGATCGTCGCGCGGCATGCCGATACGGACGAGCTCGCCCTCCTCAAGCTGTCGCCCGGCGCGATCATCCTGGAGGCGCAAGCGGTCAATGCCGATCTCGAAGGCCGGCCCGTCGAATATTCACGCACCCGCTTTGCCGCCGACCGCATGAAGCTTCGGATAGAGACCTAG
- the phnG gene encoding phosphonate C-P lyase system protein PhnG, with protein sequence MDATKKHEALPEAAERREGMRLLARATLSELSTAWEAIADKPEVALVRGPETGLVMVRGRIGGGGDPFNLGEATVSRATVRLSTGEIGHGQLLGTDKERARFAAIFDALLQNEAHRPAVDALHRRIAARIGAEDRRKAAETAATRVDFFTMVRGDD encoded by the coding sequence ATGGACGCAACAAAAAAACATGAGGCCCTGCCCGAGGCCGCCGAACGCAGGGAAGGCATGCGGCTTCTCGCACGCGCTACTCTTAGCGAACTCTCGACCGCTTGGGAGGCGATCGCCGACAAGCCGGAAGTCGCGCTCGTACGGGGTCCCGAAACAGGACTGGTCATGGTGCGCGGCCGCATCGGCGGCGGCGGGGATCCTTTCAACCTTGGCGAAGCAACTGTGTCCCGCGCCACCGTCCGGCTCTCGACCGGCGAGATCGGCCACGGGCAATTGCTCGGCACCGACAAGGAGCGCGCCCGCTTTGCGGCGATCTTCGACGCGCTTTTGCAGAATGAGGCGCATCGACCGGCCGTCGACGCGCTGCACCGGCGGATTGCGGCGCGCATCGGGGCCGAGGACCGCCGCAAGGCGGCGGAAACAGCCGCGACCCGCGTTGATTTCTTCACCATGGTGCGGGGAGACGACTGA
- a CDS encoding carbon-phosphorus lyase complex subunit PhnI produces the protein MYVAVKGGEAAIANAHRLLADRRRGDRSLPSITIEQVVAQLGLAVDRVMAEASLYDRSLAALAVRQSRGDMIEAIFILRAYRTTLPRFGYSEPIDTANMKVERRVSATYKDLPGGQLLGPTFDYTHRLLDPSLINDEPVAEPAVKEPGEQVMRVSDILGGEGLIEGDGEMPEGHVMGDLTREPMEFPMPRDLRLQALARGDEGFLLALAYSTQRGYGRTHPFVGEVRIGEVEVELDLPELGFAVSLGVIRVTECQMVNQFKGSAKQPPQFTRGYGLVFGQSERKAMSMSLVDRALRTDEFNEDIVAPAQDQEFVISHADSVQATGFVEHLKLPHYVDFQAELDLVRRMRRDYEAARAGGEDGMKEAAE, from the coding sequence ATGTATGTAGCCGTCAAAGGCGGAGAAGCCGCCATCGCCAATGCCCACCGCCTCCTCGCCGACCGCCGTCGCGGCGACCGTTCTCTGCCGTCGATCACCATCGAACAGGTCGTCGCACAGCTTGGTCTTGCGGTCGACCGGGTTATGGCGGAGGCCTCGCTCTACGATCGCTCGCTTGCCGCACTGGCGGTACGTCAGTCCCGCGGCGACATGATCGAAGCGATCTTCATCCTGCGCGCCTACCGCACCACCCTGCCCCGCTTCGGCTATTCCGAGCCGATCGACACCGCGAACATGAAGGTCGAGCGCCGCGTCTCGGCGACCTATAAGGACCTGCCGGGCGGCCAGCTTCTCGGCCCCACCTTCGACTACACCCATCGCCTGCTCGATCCGTCGCTGATCAACGACGAACCCGTCGCCGAGCCGGCGGTCAAGGAGCCGGGCGAGCAGGTGATGCGCGTTTCCGACATCCTCGGTGGGGAGGGCCTGATCGAAGGCGACGGCGAGATGCCTGAAGGCCATGTGATGGGTGATCTCACGCGTGAGCCGATGGAGTTCCCGATGCCGCGCGATCTTCGATTGCAGGCGCTTGCCCGCGGCGACGAGGGCTTCCTGCTGGCACTCGCCTATTCCACCCAGCGCGGTTATGGCCGCACCCATCCCTTCGTCGGCGAGGTCAGGATCGGCGAGGTCGAGGTCGAGCTGGATCTGCCGGAACTCGGGTTTGCAGTGTCGCTCGGCGTCATCCGCGTCACCGAATGCCAGATGGTCAACCAGTTCAAGGGTTCCGCCAAGCAGCCGCCCCAATTCACTCGCGGCTACGGCCTCGTCTTCGGCCAGAGCGAGCGCAAGGCGATGTCGATGTCGCTTGTCGACCGGGCGCTCAGGACCGACGAGTTCAACGAGGACATCGTCGCGCCCGCCCAGGACCAGGAATTCGTCATCTCGCACGCCGACAGCGTTCAGGCGACTGGCTTCGTCGAGCACCTGAAGCTGCCCCACTACGTCGATTTCCAGGCCGAACTCGACCTAGTGCGACGCATGCGCCGCGACTATGAGGCCGCCCGCGCCGGCGGTGAGGACGGCATGAAGGAGGCCGCCGAATGA
- a CDS encoding alpha-D-ribose 1-methylphosphonate 5-phosphate C-P-lyase PhnJ — protein sequence MNDLATYNFAYLDEQTKRMIRRAILKAIAIPGYQVPFASREMPMPYGWGTGGVQVTASILGPDDVLKVIDQGADDTTNAVSIRAFFQKVANVAITTKTKEATIIQTRHRIPEEPLKEGQTLVYQVPIPEPLRFLEPRETETRKMHALEEYGLMHVKLYEDIARNGHIATTYAYPVKVEARYVMDPSPTPKFDNPKMHMSEALQLFGAGREKRIYAVPPYTEVVSLDFEDHPFEIQKFDRPCALCGAEDVYLDEVVLDDKGGRMFVCSDTDHCEDRRAHGHAGPMLARQEAAE from the coding sequence ATGAACGACCTTGCCACCTACAATTTTGCCTATCTCGACGAACAGACGAAGCGGATGATCCGGCGGGCGATCCTCAAAGCCATTGCGATTCCCGGCTACCAAGTGCCCTTTGCCTCGCGCGAAATGCCGATGCCCTATGGCTGGGGCACCGGCGGCGTGCAGGTCACCGCCTCGATCCTCGGGCCGGACGACGTGCTGAAGGTCATCGATCAGGGGGCCGACGACACGACCAACGCGGTCTCGATCCGCGCCTTCTTCCAAAAGGTCGCCAATGTGGCCATCACTACGAAGACAAAGGAGGCGACGATCATCCAGACGCGGCATCGCATTCCCGAGGAGCCGCTGAAGGAAGGCCAGACGCTGGTCTATCAAGTGCCGATCCCCGAACCCCTGCGTTTTCTGGAGCCGCGCGAGACTGAGACGCGCAAGATGCATGCGCTCGAAGAATACGGCCTCATGCATGTGAAGCTCTACGAGGACATCGCCCGCAACGGCCATATCGCCACGACCTATGCCTATCCGGTGAAGGTCGAGGCTCGCTATGTGATGGACCCCTCACCGACGCCGAAGTTCGACAATCCGAAGATGCACATGTCGGAAGCGCTGCAGCTCTTCGGCGCCGGACGCGAGAAGCGGATTTACGCCGTGCCGCCCTATACCGAGGTCGTCAGCCTCGACTTCGAAGACCATCCCTTCGAGATTCAAAAATTCGACAGGCCCTGCGCGCTCTGCGGTGCCGAGGACGTCTATCTCGACGAAGTTGTGCTCGACGACAAGGGCGGACGCATGTTCGTCTGTTCGGATACCGACCATTGCGAAGACCGACGGGCGCACGGCCATGCCGGCCCGATGCTCGCCCGCCAGGAGGCCGCAGAATGA
- the phnK gene encoding phosphonate C-P lyase system protein PhnK, with amino-acid sequence MSAVPLLKVNDVSRFYGSRIGCRNVSFELYPGEVLAVVGESGSGKTTLLSCLSTRLMPTSGIVEYHMRDGQYRDLSRMGEAERRFLMRTDWGFVHQNPADGLRMTVSAGANVGERLMAIGDRHYGNIRAAAMDWLTRVEIGEDRIDDQPRAFSGGMRQRLQIARNLVTSPRLVFMDEPTGGLDVSVQARLLDLVRGLVHDLGLAAIIVTHDLAVARLLSHRMMVMKDGAVIEQGLTDRVLDDPREPYTQLLVSSILQV; translated from the coding sequence ATGAGTGCCGTACCGCTTCTGAAAGTGAACGACGTCTCAAGGTTCTACGGAAGCCGCATCGGATGCCGCAATGTCTCCTTCGAGCTTTATCCGGGCGAGGTGCTCGCCGTTGTCGGCGAGTCCGGCTCTGGCAAGACCACGCTGCTTTCCTGCCTTTCGACCCGGCTGATGCCGACCTCCGGTATCGTCGAATACCATATGCGCGACGGCCAATACCGCGATCTTTCCCGCATGGGTGAGGCCGAACGGCGCTTTCTTATGCGCACAGACTGGGGTTTCGTGCACCAGAATCCGGCCGATGGGTTGCGTATGACGGTTTCCGCCGGCGCCAATGTCGGCGAGCGGCTGATGGCTATCGGAGATCGCCACTATGGGAACATCCGCGCCGCCGCGATGGACTGGCTCACCCGTGTCGAGATCGGCGAGGACCGGATCGACGACCAGCCGCGCGCTTTTTCCGGCGGCATGCGCCAGCGACTGCAGATCGCCCGCAATCTCGTGACCTCTCCGCGCCTCGTCTTCATGGACGAGCCGACCGGCGGTCTCGACGTCTCCGTGCAAGCGCGCCTCCTCGATCTCGTGCGCGGGCTCGTGCACGATCTCGGGCTTGCGGCGATCATCGTCACGCACGACCTCGCAGTGGCGCGGCTCCTTTCGCACCGGATGATGGTGATGAAGGATGGCGCCGTCATCGAACAGGGGCTAACCGATCGCGTGCTGGACGACCCACGCGAGCCCTATACCCAACTCCTCGTTTCCTCCATCCTCCAGGTGTGA